A DNA window from Pseudomonadota bacterium contains the following coding sequences:
- a CDS encoding efflux RND transporter periplasmic adaptor subunit, with product MKRKWLARLLRFVVGAGILMLAVAVAIGLSATRQPPDRKPKELLPPLVDVLTLVPDQVQFTVESQGTVQPLTQTALSAEVAGSITAMSERFIAGGVFEKGDVLLRIDPVNYEVTLERAKAALRQRKVEYDGASRLREQGYRAEAELASAEAALAAANADLVSADRNLERSIVRAPYKGIVRSRSAQLGDYVAPGTPLGVLFATDAVEVRLPLPDTELSFVSLPLVGEEVADGGPSVALEGSFRGRPARWTARIVRTEGIVDERNRMVFAVARVNDPYRLALADEAITPLPVGTFVTASIDGVSVENVVRIPRLLVRNGNQVVFVDDELKLRFRELTFLRTDTEFAYLDAAQLVERRVLTTRLDAPLNGTKVRTAIPEETMSDSSSALEGGAEAGAR from the coding sequence ATGAAAAGAAAATGGCTCGCCCGCCTACTGCGCTTTGTCGTCGGCGCCGGCATCCTGATGCTGGCGGTAGCGGTGGCGATCGGCCTGAGCGCAACTCGCCAGCCGCCGGACCGTAAACCAAAGGAGCTCCTGCCCCCGTTGGTTGACGTGCTGACGCTGGTGCCCGATCAGGTGCAGTTTACGGTTGAAAGCCAGGGAACGGTCCAGCCGCTTACCCAGACGGCGCTTTCTGCCGAGGTGGCTGGCAGCATCACCGCCATGTCCGAGCGGTTTATTGCCGGCGGCGTGTTCGAAAAGGGTGACGTGCTGCTGCGCATCGATCCGGTGAACTACGAGGTAACACTGGAGCGGGCCAAAGCCGCTCTCCGGCAGCGCAAGGTGGAATACGACGGCGCCAGCCGCCTTCGCGAGCAGGGGTACCGAGCTGAAGCGGAGCTCGCCTCCGCCGAGGCGGCGCTGGCGGCAGCCAACGCGGATCTGGTTTCCGCGGATCGGAACCTCGAGCGGTCGATTGTGCGTGCACCTTATAAAGGTATTGTTCGGAGTCGCTCGGCCCAGCTCGGAGACTACGTTGCGCCTGGCACCCCGCTCGGCGTGTTGTTCGCTACCGACGCGGTGGAGGTACGTCTGCCGCTGCCAGACACCGAGCTGTCGTTTGTTTCCCTGCCGCTGGTCGGGGAAGAGGTGGCTGACGGAGGCCCTTCGGTGGCCCTTGAGGGAAGCTTCCGGGGCCGACCTGCAAGGTGGACGGCGCGCATAGTCCGCACCGAGGGCATCGTCGACGAACGTAACCGGATGGTCTTTGCCGTCGCCCGTGTCAACGACCCCTACCGGCTGGCGCTGGCTGATGAGGCGATTACGCCACTGCCGGTCGGCACTTTCGTGACGGCCAGTATCGACGGCGTGTCGGTGGAAAACGTGGTTCGCATCCCGCGGCTCTTAGTGCGCAACGGCAACCAGGTGGTGTTCGTCGACGACGAATTGAAGCTGCGTTTTCGCGAGCTGACCTTTCTGCGTACCGACACTGAATTTGCTTATCTCGACGCCGCGCAGCTCGTGGAGCGTCGCGTCCTGACGACCCGGCTCGACGCCCCGCTCAACGGCACGAAGGTACGCACCGCGATTCCGGAGGAAACCATGTCTGACAGCTCTTCCGCCCTGGAGGGTGGTGCTGAGGCGGGCGCACGATGA
- a CDS encoding amidase, protein MSKTISRRDFTLGTLAAVGGLAAARAAEPQSDLTQLYSEADALTLAEHVRAGDVSPAELLEEAIARTERVNPKINAVTTQHFELARAYVREQPLPSGPFRGVPFLLKDLGARLAGTVTTGGSRLLKGIEAPQDDVLTQRYKQAGLVIFGKTNTPEFGMALTTEPYLFGPCRNPWNLKHSTAGSSGGAAAAVAAGIVPMANATDGGGSIRVPAAACGLFGLKPTRALTPRAVGPSMMSVSHVISRSVRDSAAALDVTAGYAPGLPFVSPEPVGGYRLAVSQAPEPLRVALVTDEPELRLDPGVAAAIDKVAKKLEELGHRVEEAAPGVDFDRLNQAQNTMILAEFSQGMQSLASAIGRPLDASTLERLSLEFVEVGAATSATEYVAAWEHVQSVTRSLAGFFERYDLMLSPVTVTPPPKLGVINEQPEDNYQEFVDRFRTYSAYTPLQNLTGMPAASLPVGLSKDGLPVAAMISAGLGHDARILAVSAQLEQALPFERRRPPVYAG, encoded by the coding sequence ATGAGCAAAACGATATCGCGTCGAGACTTTACCCTCGGCACGCTGGCGGCTGTCGGCGGGCTGGCGGCGGCCCGCGCCGCCGAGCCGCAATCAGACCTCACCCAACTCTACAGCGAAGCGGATGCCCTGACGCTGGCCGAACACGTTCGTGCAGGCGACGTTTCACCGGCCGAACTCCTCGAGGAAGCCATCGCCAGAACCGAGCGGGTCAATCCAAAGATCAACGCCGTCACCACCCAGCACTTCGAGCTGGCGCGGGCATACGTCAGGGAACAGCCTTTGCCGAGCGGCCCCTTCCGCGGCGTCCCGTTTCTGCTCAAAGACCTCGGCGCTCGACTCGCCGGTACGGTGACCACCGGCGGTTCGCGGCTGCTCAAGGGCATCGAGGCGCCGCAGGACGATGTCCTGACGCAGCGCTATAAGCAGGCCGGCCTGGTGATCTTTGGCAAGACCAACACGCCGGAGTTTGGCATGGCGCTGACCACCGAGCCCTACCTGTTTGGCCCCTGCCGCAACCCGTGGAATCTTAAACACAGCACAGCCGGCTCCAGCGGCGGCGCCGCGGCAGCGGTGGCGGCCGGTATTGTGCCGATGGCCAACGCCACTGACGGCGGTGGATCGATCCGGGTCCCCGCAGCCGCCTGCGGTCTGTTTGGCCTGAAGCCGACCCGCGCGCTGACGCCGCGCGCTGTCGGGCCCAGCATGATGTCCGTTTCTCACGTGATATCGCGGTCGGTGCGCGACAGCGCGGCGGCGCTTGACGTCACCGCCGGCTACGCGCCCGGCCTGCCGTTTGTGTCACCCGAGCCCGTCGGGGGCTATCGATTGGCCGTGAGCCAAGCGCCCGAACCCCTGCGCGTGGCGCTGGTGACCGATGAGCCGGAGCTAAGACTCGACCCCGGCGTGGCGGCGGCGATCGACAAGGTGGCCAAGAAGCTTGAAGAACTGGGCCATCGGGTCGAAGAGGCCGCACCGGGCGTGGATTTTGACCGTCTGAACCAGGCGCAAAACACGATGATCCTGGCCGAGTTTTCTCAGGGTATGCAGAGTCTTGCCAGCGCCATTGGCCGGCCGCTGGACGCCAGCACCCTGGAGCGGCTGTCGCTCGAATTTGTCGAGGTGGGCGCGGCGACCAGCGCCACCGAGTACGTCGCAGCCTGGGAGCATGTTCAGTCCGTGACCCGAAGCCTCGCCGGATTTTTTGAGCGATACGACCTGATGCTGAGCCCGGTCACGGTGACGCCGCCGCCAAAGCTAGGCGTAATCAACGAGCAGCCGGAGGACAACTACCAGGAGTTTGTCGACCGTTTTCGCACCTACTCAGCGTACACGCCGCTGCAGAATCTCACCGGCATGCCCGCCGCTTCCCTACCGGTAGGCCTGTCCAAAGACGGCCTGCCCGTGGCGGCGATGATCAGCGCCGGCCTGGGTCACGACGCGCGGATCCTGGCGGTCAGCGCCCAGCTCGAGCAGGCGCTGCCTTTCGAACGGCGCCGGCCGCCCGTCTATGCCGGCTAA
- a CDS encoding AMP-binding protein: MPGNLFAAYAECFDHWADKDAVITDSGTRLSFADLDQHSARMAGALKRLGVVKGDRVTAQVHKSPEALCLYLACLRAGAVFHPLNTGYQPAELAYFVGNAEPKVIVTDPASLDLFCGLPGSPQTVLTLDHSGLGTLADAAADQADTFINVSCDAHDSAALLYSSGTTGQPKGIDLSHGNLLSNAWVLTDWWQFSERDVLLHALPIFHVHGLFVAVGCALLSGASMRWQPGFSVDAVIDALPDCSVMMGVPTYYTRLLASPRFTREVSADRRLYISGSAPLLAETFEAFEAQTGHRIVERYGLTETVINTSSPLDGDRKAGTVGVPLPNVELRVVDDAGHSLGPGETGQIEVRGPNVFKGYWQMPDKTREDFTGDGFFRTGDNGEWDNDGYLAIVGRAKDMVISGGLNVYPREVELLLDGLEGVAESAVIGVPHPDFGEAVVAVVVPLDGAALDEDALRDALKPLIAAFKVPKRITTMAELPRNTMGKVQKNRLRDRYRGLFEAEA, translated from the coding sequence ATGCCAGGAAATCTGTTTGCGGCGTATGCCGAGTGCTTTGACCACTGGGCTGACAAAGATGCGGTGATCACAGACAGCGGCACGCGACTGAGCTTTGCCGACCTGGACCAGCATTCTGCCCGCATGGCAGGTGCGCTAAAGAGGTTGGGCGTCGTTAAGGGAGACCGGGTCACGGCACAGGTCCACAAGTCGCCCGAAGCGCTGTGTCTCTATCTGGCCTGCCTGCGGGCTGGCGCCGTGTTCCATCCGCTCAACACCGGCTACCAGCCGGCGGAGCTCGCGTATTTTGTCGGCAACGCTGAGCCGAAGGTGATTGTGACCGACCCGGCCAGCCTGGACCTGTTTTGTGGTCTGCCCGGCAGCCCACAGACGGTGCTCACCCTCGATCATAGCGGCCTCGGGACGTTGGCAGACGCAGCGGCTGATCAAGCGGACACCTTCATCAACGTGTCCTGCGATGCTCACGACAGCGCGGCGCTGCTGTACTCGTCCGGCACCACCGGACAGCCCAAAGGGATCGACCTCAGCCACGGCAATCTGCTCAGCAACGCTTGGGTCCTCACCGACTGGTGGCAGTTCAGCGAGCGGGATGTTCTGCTGCACGCGCTCCCAATCTTTCACGTGCACGGCCTGTTTGTCGCCGTCGGCTGCGCGCTGCTCAGCGGCGCCAGCATGCGGTGGCAGCCCGGATTTTCGGTCGACGCCGTGATCGACGCCCTGCCCGACTGCAGCGTGATGATGGGGGTGCCGACCTACTACACCCGGCTGTTGGCAAGCCCGCGGTTCACTCGCGAGGTCAGCGCCGATCGTCGGCTGTATATCTCCGGTTCGGCACCGCTGCTGGCCGAGACCTTTGAGGCGTTCGAAGCGCAGACCGGACATCGTATTGTCGAACGCTACGGCCTGACGGAAACGGTGATCAACACGTCGAGCCCCCTGGACGGTGATCGCAAAGCCGGCACCGTCGGGGTGCCCCTTCCCAATGTTGAGCTGCGTGTCGTTGATGACGCCGGCCACTCGCTGGGTCCGGGCGAGACCGGGCAGATTGAGGTCCGCGGCCCCAACGTCTTTAAGGGCTACTGGCAGATGCCCGACAAAACCCGCGAGGACTTTACCGGCGACGGCTTTTTCCGCACCGGCGACAACGGCGAGTGGGACAACGACGGTTACCTGGCCATCGTCGGTCGAGCCAAAGACATGGTGATCAGCGGCGGTCTAAACGTCTACCCACGGGAGGTTGAGCTCCTGCTGGATGGCCTGGAGGGCGTTGCCGAATCGGCGGTGATCGGCGTGCCTCACCCGGACTTTGGTGAGGCTGTGGTGGCGGTGGTTGTCCCGCTGGACGGCGCCGCGCTCGACGAAGATGCGCTGCGCGACGCGCTGAAACCGCTCATCGCGGCGTTTAAGGTCCCCAAGCGCATTACGACTATGGCCGAGCTGCCGCGCAATACGATGGGGAAGGTCCAGAAAAACCGGTTGCGAGATCGATATCGCGGCCTGTTTGAGGCCGAAGCTTAG
- a CDS encoding amidohydrolase family protein: MKSTALTVLLLALGACGTTLREPQQPSSQRVFLDGVVYTVDPSLPQAEAMVIDGERIVFIGDSKTALQEAESGAERIDLAGKMVLPGLIDAHLHPIRGSLQTLYACSFPFSATPEQVQQAIARCVVEQPESDWIIGGQWDSAFFETHELASPRQLLDAVSGDKAVYLRDDSLHNGWVNSRALALAGIDKETPDPPGGSFLREADGTPNGVLLETAAKMMQDVMPEYSSEQTAQAVEHFMRTASAFGITGIKDASTHPWESKAWKAMDTALADRGGLDLNVAVSLRGPDGRRITGLDYRFYEAARERYAGRRVHTNFVKLFLDGVPTPARTAAMLAPYLADHKHGSNFSGGPLLIAPQALARDVIELDRRGFTVKMHAAGDRSVRAALDAIEAARDANGASGLRHELAHAGYISPQDVPRFKTLNAVADLSPILWYPSPIIDAIYQAVGEERGQYYFPVRDLIDSGAGLLAGSDWPAVAKSADPWIGIESLVTRSDPLADSRAQLWPEQAITVEEAIRIYTIEGARALRLEGETGSLAVGKSADFLILDDNLLEIPAGDISGIRPRETWFAGRRVYPREE, translated from the coding sequence GTGAAGAGTACAGCCCTGACCGTGTTGCTCTTGGCACTGGGCGCGTGCGGAACCACCTTGCGTGAGCCGCAGCAACCAAGCAGCCAGCGGGTTTTTCTCGACGGCGTGGTCTACACCGTCGACCCGTCACTACCGCAGGCGGAGGCGATGGTCATCGACGGCGAGCGGATCGTGTTTATCGGCGACAGCAAAACGGCTCTCCAAGAGGCGGAGTCGGGCGCGGAACGCATCGACCTGGCCGGGAAGATGGTGCTGCCGGGGCTGATCGACGCGCACCTGCATCCGATCCGCGGCAGCCTGCAAACGCTCTATGCATGCAGCTTTCCCTTCAGCGCTACGCCGGAGCAGGTCCAGCAGGCGATCGCCCGCTGTGTTGTCGAGCAGCCGGAGAGCGACTGGATCATCGGCGGGCAGTGGGACAGCGCGTTTTTCGAAACGCATGAGCTCGCGTCCCCGCGGCAGCTCCTCGATGCAGTATCGGGCGACAAAGCGGTGTATCTGCGAGACGACAGCCTGCACAACGGCTGGGTCAACAGCCGGGCACTGGCGCTGGCCGGGATCGACAAAGAGACCCCGGATCCGCCGGGCGGCAGCTTTCTGCGGGAGGCGGACGGCACACCCAACGGGGTGCTGCTGGAGACCGCCGCCAAGATGATGCAGGACGTGATGCCCGAATACAGCTCCGAACAAACCGCCCAGGCCGTTGAACACTTCATGCGGACCGCGTCAGCATTTGGGATTACCGGTATCAAGGACGCCTCGACCCATCCCTGGGAGTCAAAAGCCTGGAAGGCGATGGACACCGCTCTGGCCGACCGTGGCGGGCTGGACCTCAACGTGGCGGTGAGCCTGCGTGGTCCCGATGGACGGCGCATCACCGGCTTGGACTATCGGTTCTACGAAGCTGCCCGGGAGCGATACGCCGGCCGGCGCGTCCACACCAACTTTGTGAAGCTGTTTCTCGATGGTGTGCCGACCCCGGCACGAACGGCGGCGATGCTCGCGCCTTATCTGGCCGACCACAAACACGGCTCAAACTTCAGCGGCGGGCCGCTGCTGATTGCCCCCCAAGCGCTGGCCCGAGACGTGATCGAGCTGGACCGGCGCGGTTTTACCGTCAAGATGCACGCCGCCGGCGACCGCTCGGTGCGCGCAGCGCTGGACGCCATCGAGGCGGCCCGCGACGCCAACGGCGCCAGCGGGCTGCGTCATGAGCTGGCCCATGCCGGCTACATCAGCCCGCAGGATGTGCCTCGCTTTAAAACGCTGAATGCCGTGGCCGACCTGTCGCCGATCCTCTGGTATCCCTCGCCGATCATCGATGCGATTTACCAGGCGGTGGGTGAAGAGCGGGGCCAGTACTACTTCCCGGTGCGCGACCTGATCGACAGCGGCGCCGGGCTGCTGGCGGGCTCCGATTGGCCGGCGGTCGCGAAAAGCGCCGACCCTTGGATTGGCATCGAGTCGCTGGTGACGCGAAGCGACCCCTTGGCCGACTCGCGGGCCCAGCTATGGCCAGAGCAAGCAATTACCGTGGAAGAGGCCATTCGGATCTACACCATCGAAGGCGCGCGAGCGCTGCGTCTGGAGGGTGAGACGGGTTCGCTGGCGGTGGGCAAATCGGCGGACTTTCTCATCCTGGATGACAACCTGCTGGAAATACCGGCCGGAGACATCAGCGGTATTCGTCCGCGCGAAACCTGGTTTGCCGGTCGCCGGGTTTATCCGCGGGAGGAATAG
- a CDS encoding amidase — protein sequence MALQELVWKSAAELADLIRRREVSCTEVVSAHLAQLDFCNERLNAVVTRTDAQALETAQSLDDRLARGEVLGPLAGLPVAHKDLALTKGVRTTFGSKTKADFVPEENSLLVQRMHNAGAIMLGKTNTPEFGAGSQTFNEVFGVTRNPYNPELTCGGSSGGAAVALAAGMVSLADGSDMGGSLRNPAAWCNVVGLRPTPGRVPSWPTQYPLATLPVEGPMARTVEDVALFMSAIAGPDSRCPLSRRLSEQDFSKALARSFSGCAVAVAADYAGQLPLVEGMAAYVERGAEVLADAGAVLSEELPDLAGIDEVFKTLRASLYAGMLGPALDHHRADYKQTLIWNIEQGLKLSPKKVEDAQLELERIRQRFDRFFERFEYLLLPVTQLHPFPVDMPYPESVAGELMHSYLDWMRSCYFITVPGHPAVSVPVGFTDEGLPVGLQIVGRYGDDFGVLQAAWAVQQATGCGRQRPPGCVQ from the coding sequence ATGGCTCTGCAAGAGCTAGTCTGGAAATCAGCCGCTGAGCTGGCAGATCTCATCCGCCGGCGCGAGGTCTCGTGCACCGAGGTGGTCTCAGCCCATTTGGCGCAGCTGGACTTCTGCAACGAGCGGCTCAACGCGGTGGTGACCCGGACCGACGCGCAGGCGTTGGAGACAGCCCAAAGCCTCGACGATCGCCTGGCCCGCGGCGAGGTTCTCGGGCCGCTCGCCGGTTTGCCCGTGGCCCACAAAGATCTGGCCCTGACCAAGGGTGTGCGGACCACCTTTGGCTCCAAGACCAAGGCTGACTTTGTGCCCGAGGAAAACTCGTTGCTGGTCCAGCGCATGCACAACGCCGGCGCCATCATGCTCGGCAAAACCAATACGCCGGAATTCGGCGCTGGATCACAGACCTTCAACGAGGTTTTTGGCGTCACGCGCAATCCCTACAACCCCGAGCTCACGTGCGGCGGCAGCAGCGGTGGTGCGGCGGTGGCGCTGGCCGCGGGGATGGTCAGCCTGGCTGACGGCAGCGACATGGGCGGCTCGCTGCGCAACCCGGCGGCCTGGTGCAACGTAGTGGGGCTCCGCCCGACGCCGGGACGCGTCCCGAGCTGGCCGACGCAGTACCCGCTGGCGACCTTGCCGGTAGAGGGGCCGATGGCGAGAACCGTTGAGGACGTGGCGCTGTTCATGAGCGCCATCGCCGGACCTGATTCGCGCTGTCCGCTGTCCCGGCGGCTGAGTGAGCAGGATTTCTCCAAGGCGCTAGCCCGCAGCTTCAGCGGGTGTGCGGTCGCCGTTGCCGCCGACTATGCCGGACAGCTGCCGCTGGTTGAGGGGATGGCGGCTTACGTCGAACGCGGTGCTGAGGTTTTGGCTGACGCGGGCGCCGTGTTGTCTGAGGAACTGCCGGACCTCGCCGGCATCGATGAGGTGTTCAAAACGCTGCGGGCCAGCCTGTACGCGGGAATGTTGGGCCCGGCGCTCGACCACCATCGTGCAGACTACAAGCAGACGCTGATCTGGAACATTGAGCAGGGGCTCAAGCTCAGCCCAAAAAAAGTCGAAGACGCGCAGCTGGAGCTCGAACGGATTCGCCAACGCTTTGACCGCTTCTTCGAGCGCTTTGAGTATCTCCTGTTGCCGGTCACCCAGCTGCATCCGTTTCCGGTGGACATGCCGTACCCCGAGTCCGTCGCCGGTGAGCTGATGCACTCCTATCTGGACTGGATGCGGTCGTGCTACTTCATCACCGTTCCCGGGCACCCGGCGGTCTCGGTACCCGTCGGCTTCACCGACGAAGGGCTGCCGGTTGGGCTGCAGATTGTGGGTCGATACGGAGATGATTTTGGCGTCCTCCAGGCAGCGTGGGCGGTGCAGCAGGCCACCGGCTGCGGCCGTCAAAGGCCGCCAGGGTGTGTCCAATGA
- a CDS encoding TonB-dependent receptor: MQSKTRAAVWGALASVSAGVAGLAQAQVIEEITVTAQKREQGVNDIGITVNAFTGQQLQELGVFSSEDLAVFTPGLTVNETAATGVPLYSIRGVGFQDYSTGASSTVGLYFDEVAIPYTVMSRGLLFDVERVEVLKGPQGDLYGRNTTAGQINFVSRKPTEEFDASVVINYGRFNTVDVEGFVSGPLSDRVQGRFAMKTTQSNEGWQQSATRDDELGEKDVTAVRGMLNFDLSDSASLLVNVHHVDDQSDNRANTAYDGRIVGLGEFVNPYTPLDQYILPTGQFFGQTPPWYRTGDNETADWTNSYTSPITGRTFDLRPQRDNQLTGISAKLEWDIGGMTLTSITAYDDFDRVESNDWDGGFFNDSSNINTTDLQVFSQELRLSGATENLNWIAGLYYSDDEVDEYYHYFMSDSVFGLGSIPFGVGLFAPTPIRELDTIYVQNTDSQAVFGHVEWQFSEKMRLTVGARYTEEDRDWSGCTFVADDGSLAGFLNAQFGATLGPGDCGTIDDDPTSPTFIFALIGGPNVNDAFRVYEEAISVGRWMGKIGLDYAVNEDVLLYATLANGFKSGGFNGANSNTTQQLRSYRPEKLNSFEVGLKSTLLDGAMQLNAAAFYYDYKDKQEQDRAVTFVGNISGLTNVPESTIKGAEIDLQWAATEQLMLQATVALLDTNVDEWLAVDQDLSVWPNTVFRDASGIELAMAPDLSYSVRAEYVWPMSNGMEVFLGGDANYTDETTGGAQVTDATDDFTIANLRFGVGNADGTWRAMLWGRNITDEYYFPAAYQGGNGPLVRANGMPRTYGVSLNYRF; this comes from the coding sequence ATGCAATCCAAGACCCGAGCAGCAGTATGGGGCGCCCTGGCGAGCGTTTCCGCCGGCGTAGCCGGCCTGGCCCAGGCCCAGGTGATCGAGGAAATCACCGTGACGGCCCAGAAGCGGGAGCAGGGCGTCAACGATATCGGTATCACCGTCAACGCCTTTACGGGGCAGCAGCTTCAGGAGCTGGGGGTGTTCAGCTCTGAGGATCTGGCGGTGTTTACGCCGGGCCTGACGGTGAACGAGACCGCCGCCACCGGCGTGCCGCTCTACAGCATCCGCGGTGTCGGCTTTCAGGACTACTCCACCGGTGCCTCCTCGACGGTTGGCCTTTACTTTGACGAAGTGGCGATTCCTTACACGGTCATGAGCCGTGGATTGCTGTTCGACGTCGAGCGTGTTGAAGTGCTCAAAGGGCCGCAGGGAGACCTCTACGGTCGCAACACCACCGCCGGCCAGATCAACTTTGTCAGCCGCAAGCCCACCGAAGAGTTCGACGCCAGCGTGGTGATCAACTACGGCCGCTTCAACACGGTGGACGTGGAGGGGTTTGTCAGCGGTCCGCTGTCCGATCGGGTCCAGGGGCGGTTCGCCATGAAAACCACCCAGTCCAATGAAGGCTGGCAGCAGAGCGCAACCCGCGACGACGAGCTGGGCGAGAAGGACGTCACCGCCGTGCGCGGTATGCTGAATTTTGATCTTTCCGATTCGGCCTCGCTGCTCGTGAACGTACATCACGTGGACGATCAGTCCGACAACCGTGCCAACACGGCCTACGACGGCCGGATTGTGGGCTTGGGTGAGTTCGTGAACCCCTACACGCCGCTCGATCAGTACATCCTGCCGACGGGGCAGTTTTTTGGCCAAACGCCGCCGTGGTACCGCACCGGCGACAACGAAACTGCGGACTGGACCAACAGCTACACCAGCCCGATCACCGGTCGCACCTTCGACCTACGGCCCCAGCGGGACAATCAGCTGACCGGCATTTCCGCCAAGCTCGAGTGGGACATCGGCGGCATGACGCTGACCTCGATCACCGCTTACGACGACTTTGACCGGGTGGAGTCCAACGACTGGGACGGCGGTTTTTTCAACGACTCCAGCAACATCAACACCACGGATCTGCAGGTTTTCTCCCAGGAGCTGCGCCTGAGCGGCGCCACGGAAAACCTGAACTGGATCGCCGGTTTGTACTACTCCGATGACGAGGTGGATGAGTATTACCACTACTTCATGTCCGATTCGGTGTTCGGCCTGGGGTCCATCCCCTTCGGCGTCGGTTTGTTTGCGCCGACACCGATCCGCGAGCTCGACACCATCTACGTTCAGAACACCGATTCGCAGGCGGTGTTCGGGCACGTCGAGTGGCAGTTTTCGGAGAAGATGCGCCTGACGGTGGGCGCACGCTATACCGAAGAGGATCGCGACTGGAGTGGATGCACGTTCGTCGCCGATGACGGCAGCCTGGCGGGTTTTCTGAACGCCCAGTTCGGCGCGACCCTCGGGCCCGGCGACTGCGGAACGATCGATGATGACCCCACTTCGCCGACGTTTATCTTCGCGTTGATCGGCGGCCCCAACGTCAACGACGCGTTCCGGGTTTACGAAGAGGCCATCAGCGTCGGTCGCTGGATGGGCAAGATCGGCCTGGACTATGCGGTCAACGAAGACGTCCTGCTCTACGCTACGCTGGCCAACGGGTTTAAGTCCGGCGGCTTTAACGGCGCCAACTCCAATACGACCCAGCAGCTGCGCTCCTACCGGCCGGAAAAACTGAACTCCTTTGAGGTGGGCCTCAAGTCGACGCTGCTGGACGGCGCGATGCAGCTCAACGCGGCGGCTTTCTACTACGACTATAAAGACAAGCAGGAGCAGGATCGGGCGGTGACCTTTGTCGGCAACATCTCCGGGCTTACCAACGTGCCGGAGTCGACCATCAAAGGCGCGGAGATCGACCTGCAGTGGGCCGCCACCGAGCAGCTGATGCTGCAGGCGACGGTAGCGCTGCTCGATACGAATGTGGACGAGTGGCTGGCGGTGGATCAGGACCTCAGCGTCTGGCCCAACACGGTCTTCCGCGACGCCTCCGGCATCGAGCTGGCTATGGCGCCCGACCTTTCCTACAGCGTGCGTGCTGAGTACGTCTGGCCCATGTCCAACGGTATGGAGGTTTTCCTCGGGGGCGACGCGAACTATACCGACGAAACCACCGGCGGTGCCCAGGTGACCGACGCCACCGACGATTTCACCATCGCCAACCTGCGGTTTGGCGTCGGGAACGCTGATGGGACCTGGCGTGCCATGCTGTGGGGCCGAAACATTACCGACGAGTACTATTTTCCGGCCGCTTACCAGGGCGGCAATGGACCTCTGGTCCGGGCCAACGGCATGCCGCGCACCTACGGCGTGTCTTTGAACTATCGCTTCTAA
- a CDS encoding nuclear transport factor 2 family protein, whose translation MSNETAAARAVIERYIEGTRSGDVSMLKSAFHPAAMMVGYLGPDLLTGGPEPFYQAMEANPPSAEAQAQYEPVISHLRVDGTVATATLEEKGVLGMNFVNHFLLIKDGEEWAINAKNFVVV comes from the coding sequence ATGAGTAATGAGACAGCGGCCGCGCGTGCCGTGATCGAACGCTACATCGAGGGGACCCGCAGCGGAGACGTGTCGATGCTGAAGTCGGCGTTCCATCCGGCGGCCATGATGGTGGGCTATCTGGGCCCGGATCTGCTGACCGGTGGCCCTGAGCCGTTTTACCAGGCGATGGAGGCTAACCCGCCCTCAGCGGAGGCGCAGGCGCAGTACGAGCCGGTCATCTCCCATCTGCGCGTGGACGGCACCGTTGCCACCGCCACGCTCGAGGAGAAAGGCGTGCTGGGCATGAATTTTGTGAATCACTTCCTCCTGATCAAAGACGGCGAGGAATGGGCAATCAACGCCAAAAACTTTGTGGTCGTGTAG